One Cellulomonas soli DNA window includes the following coding sequences:
- a CDS encoding glycosyltransferase family 2 protein — MRQQAVTVSAVLIVKDEEAVLAACLASVAWADEIVVYDTGSTDRTREIARQFTDIVVEGYWDEDFAAARNRALTHATSDWVLSIDADEVLEGDPRALRNRLERGTATLCTVLVQSVPVNGSLPLALAPAADAHAVARVFRREEYRWHGALHEQPARRDGAPERTAALPDVRLHHTGYLVGVVEGKGKAERNLRLALHELDEARRQGLPAVAQEERRMHVARSTVFTGRHQDALDLGAAVADGTFLNPRHAVMLAQAMLLPAELVGDESALDHWLGVWQTHDETEWAARAARARHAARRGDAEAALDALAPTPTTAVNSLGERFSRLDSVTVEVWALATLGRARQAARVARDAAERGVAPGAPGGLVSVLGRDRVLTVIGALDDRLWREYATWCVMDASRDSRTFLECMAQARPGDATVLGSVALLTPALTLEEAAQWAVAFRAAGAAEECPLVATSLDERQDPRQRALAGALAFSAYHDTRALVGLEQALALVPEEHAAALLADLEVVAPGLVGSGSSV; from the coding sequence GTGCGTCAGCAGGCTGTGACCGTGTCCGCGGTGCTCATCGTCAAGGACGAGGAGGCCGTGCTGGCCGCCTGCCTGGCGTCCGTCGCCTGGGCCGACGAGATCGTCGTCTACGACACCGGCTCCACCGACCGCACGCGTGAGATCGCCCGGCAGTTCACCGACATCGTCGTCGAGGGCTACTGGGACGAGGACTTCGCGGCCGCCCGCAACCGCGCGCTCACGCACGCCACGTCCGACTGGGTCCTGTCCATCGACGCCGACGAGGTGCTCGAGGGCGACCCCCGGGCCCTGCGGAACCGGCTCGAGCGCGGCACCGCGACGCTGTGCACCGTGCTCGTGCAGAGCGTGCCGGTGAACGGCTCGCTGCCGCTCGCGCTCGCACCCGCCGCGGACGCCCACGCGGTCGCCCGGGTGTTCCGGCGCGAGGAGTACCGGTGGCACGGGGCCCTGCACGAGCAGCCCGCACGACGCGACGGCGCCCCCGAGCGGACCGCGGCGCTCCCGGACGTCAGGCTGCACCACACCGGGTACCTGGTGGGCGTCGTCGAGGGCAAGGGCAAGGCCGAACGGAACCTGCGACTCGCGCTCCATGAGCTCGACGAGGCCCGCCGGCAGGGTCTGCCTGCCGTGGCGCAGGAGGAGCGGCGGATGCACGTGGCCCGCTCCACGGTGTTCACCGGTCGCCACCAGGACGCGCTCGACCTGGGCGCGGCGGTCGCCGACGGGACGTTCCTCAACCCTCGGCACGCGGTCATGCTCGCGCAGGCCATGCTGCTGCCCGCCGAGCTGGTCGGCGACGAGTCCGCGCTCGACCACTGGCTCGGCGTCTGGCAGACGCACGACGAGACCGAGTGGGCCGCGCGTGCCGCTCGCGCCCGTCACGCCGCCCGCCGAGGCGATGCCGAGGCCGCGCTCGACGCCCTGGCGCCGACACCGACGACCGCCGTCAACAGCCTCGGTGAGCGCTTCTCGCGCCTCGACTCGGTCACCGTGGAGGTCTGGGCGCTCGCCACGCTCGGCCGGGCACGCCAGGCCGCCCGGGTCGCCCGTGACGCCGCGGAGCGCGGTGTGGCGCCCGGAGCGCCCGGAGGGCTCGTCTCCGTCCTCGGTCGCGACCGGGTGCTCACGGTGATCGGTGCGCTCGACGACCGGCTGTGGCGCGAGTACGCCACGTGGTGCGTCATGGACGCCTCGCGCGACTCGCGCACGTTCCTCGAGTGCATGGCGCAGGCACGCCCCGGGGACGCGACCGTGCTCGGCTCGGTGGCGCTCCTCACGCCCGCCCTCACGCTCGAGGAGGCCGCGCAGTGGGCGGTCGCGTTCCGTGCCGCCGGGGCGGCCGAGGAGTGCCCGCTCGTGGCGACCTCGCTCGACGAACGCCAGGACCCGCGGCAGCGCGCGCTGGCCGGTGCGCTCGCCTTCAGCGCGTACCACGACACCAGGGCCCTCGTCGGGCTCGAGCAGGCGCTCGCGCTCGTGCCCGAGGAGCACGCCGCGGCGCTCCTGGCGGACCTCGAGGTCGTCGCCCCGGGCCTGGTCGGCTCCGGCTCGTCCGTCTGA
- a CDS encoding EAL and HDOD domain-containing protein, with product MSVLHDFSYGRQVGSVTIQRQPIVHPDRSVFGYAVRAQVLDSSGVPEPDDRVENLVDAELGQLDLETLAGDRPLVLRATAGIFTGAIPLTRTGSGLLLEIPLTLAVRDDAVVRASTLRGAGQHLVLGDYSGTASQDALLPYVDHVKIDTARGADRIATLVERAHNVGVGVIGERADTRERIRLAREIGMDLLQGPMFERNHETTGRSFNAGELQCLELMQLLSADAIDQAAVVRMVGSDPELAIRVLHLVNSSTYGMRRRVDSVHQAVVLVGPQQLAALAMASLIDARPTTVGALWAVLTRAQTVRALAGSDAGYTVGLLSAVAAQQHYSADDLVSRTGVSDDIAQALRTGTGPYGPALSAVLAHEENDVEAVLATGFEPFDVAHTYLAAVPEALATASALAISSRG from the coding sequence ATGAGCGTGCTGCACGACTTCAGCTATGGACGTCAGGTGGGGTCCGTCACGATCCAGCGCCAGCCGATCGTCCACCCCGACCGCAGCGTCTTCGGGTACGCCGTGCGCGCCCAGGTCCTCGACTCCTCCGGTGTGCCCGAGCCCGACGACCGCGTCGAGAACCTCGTCGACGCCGAGCTCGGTCAGCTCGACCTGGAGACGCTCGCCGGCGACCGTCCGCTCGTGCTGCGCGCCACCGCCGGCATCTTCACGGGCGCGATCCCGCTCACCCGCACAGGCAGCGGACTGCTGCTGGAGATCCCGCTCACCCTCGCGGTGCGCGACGACGCCGTCGTGCGGGCCTCGACGCTGCGCGGCGCCGGCCAGCACCTGGTGCTGGGCGACTACAGCGGCACCGCGTCGCAGGACGCCCTGCTGCCCTACGTGGACCACGTGAAGATCGACACGGCCCGCGGTGCGGATCGCATCGCGACCCTCGTCGAGCGTGCCCACAACGTCGGCGTCGGGGTCATCGGCGAGCGCGCCGACACCCGCGAGCGCATCCGCCTCGCCCGCGAGATCGGCATGGACCTGCTCCAGGGGCCCATGTTCGAGCGCAACCACGAGACCACCGGCCGCAGCTTCAACGCCGGCGAGCTGCAGTGCCTCGAGCTCATGCAGCTGCTCTCCGCCGACGCCATCGACCAGGCCGCTGTCGTCCGCATGGTCGGCTCGGACCCCGAGCTGGCGATCCGCGTGCTGCACCTGGTCAACTCGAGCACGTACGGCATGCGCCGCCGCGTCGACTCGGTGCACCAGGCCGTCGTGCTCGTCGGCCCGCAGCAGCTCGCCGCGCTCGCGATGGCCTCGCTCATCGACGCCCGCCCGACGACCGTCGGCGCACTGTGGGCCGTGCTCACCCGCGCGCAGACCGTGCGGGCGCTCGCCGGCTCCGACGCCGGGTACACCGTCGGCCTGCTGTCGGCCGTCGCCGCCCAGCAGCACTACTCGGCGGACGACCTGGTCAGCCGCACCGGGGTCTCCGACGACATCGCCCAGGCCCTCCGCACCGGCACCGGCCCCTACGGACCTGCGCTGTCGGCCGTGCTCGCGCACGAGGAGAACGACGTGGAGGCCGTCCTCGCGACCGGCTTCGAGCCGTTCGACGTCGCGCACACGTACCTGGCCGCCGTGCCCGAGGCGCTCGCGACGGCCTCCGCGCTGGCGATCAGCTCGCGCGGCTGA
- a CDS encoding sacsin N-terminal ATP-binding-like domain-containing protein, with protein sequence MTPDAFGTADLRAAVLEAWRVSPARLREDANLEEDHARGYYRDRVLVELAQNASDAAVRAGVPGRLLLRLTHATDDELLDGAAPTDGAAPGAPVLVAANTGTPLDAAGVASLASLRASAKRPGPGGEPPVGGHGDGTGAVVGRFGVGFAAVRAVADEVAVLSTTGGVRFSLADSRALLERAGADVPALAEEVRRRDGSLPALRLPLPADGRPPTGYDTAVVLHLRDEVAADEVRALLDAVGDPLLLALPGLVEIVVEDLTSSTPVRRVADVASRWHVGSGEGVLDAHLLADRPVEERGSRTWRVTWAVPRAGVQVGWDPVVHAPTPTDEGCTVPALLVATLPLDPSRRHVAAGPATQAVLEHAAQVLARLAHDLALAGGDPLALVPTGLAAGTLDADLRTRVVDRLARTPMLRSHDGDAAAGLEARAGALVAPDRAVAVAGAVGRDPVAVGALAHALADLVLVPAGREAQARVLGVEVRPVADVVDQLPADPSVPWSTLYAALAASDSEPQVREALAGLPVPLVDGRVVRGVRGTVLLDADVVERVGVAALEVLGRWGLRVVDPAVAHPLLARLGAFEPGPGGLLAHDAVRAAVLAQADDDDLELAEEVTGAVLAVVRAALGAGADRSDGDGRDGGGELGGPLDDPGPVAARVLAPGVSAWLGLLTLPAADGEPTPAHGLVLPGSPAARLLDDRVLAPIALDAVDRWGARVLVTVGVRQDLVLVDLADQVADGDAVDPDATDAAALAAQQLDGWPDYLDELGARLGPGEYVGDLVAVADLDAVDEDAWAEVLRRLARTPVLREALLTPVRGERGGVAPSYTLWWLRERSGVVPAGTFATDEAEPVLAATLPAVPELLAGLDGQVQRALGGAGALAELDGPAWSALIAGLGPVGTAVDLRTATALWRGLAALAGSPGDPDLDDASGPPATVPALVGPARVAVVRAEDAAVADAPCWWQRTDVAAMVPAAGRRQAERLASLLDVPLASDLADGLLAGLVHGDAGEAAARVDVPSQVRPLVPGAPTVWFEHEDLTVDGAPVDWWVRGAGAQTEVHAMTVAGLASGLAWAAGRWSARHAVERVLGDPDRAGEVLLDAVLDTALDTALDAVLDAVLDPAGPTEDDGGR encoded by the coding sequence GTGACCCCCGACGCCTTCGGCACCGCGGACCTGCGCGCCGCCGTCCTGGAGGCGTGGCGCGTCTCACCGGCGCGCCTGCGGGAGGACGCGAACCTCGAGGAGGACCACGCCCGCGGCTACTACCGGGACCGTGTGCTCGTCGAGCTCGCGCAGAACGCCTCGGACGCCGCGGTGCGCGCAGGGGTGCCGGGACGGCTGCTGCTCAGGCTGACGCACGCGACCGACGACGAGCTGCTCGACGGTGCGGCGCCGACCGACGGTGCCGCACCCGGCGCGCCCGTGCTCGTCGCCGCGAACACCGGGACGCCGCTCGACGCCGCAGGCGTGGCGTCGTTGGCCTCGCTGCGGGCGTCGGCCAAGCGTCCTGGGCCCGGTGGCGAGCCGCCGGTGGGCGGGCACGGCGACGGGACCGGCGCGGTCGTCGGCCGGTTCGGCGTCGGTTTCGCTGCGGTCCGGGCGGTCGCCGACGAGGTCGCGGTGCTCTCCACGACGGGGGGCGTGCGCTTCTCCCTCGCGGACTCCCGGGCACTGCTGGAACGCGCCGGGGCGGACGTCCCCGCGCTGGCCGAGGAGGTGCGCCGGCGCGACGGCTCGTTGCCGGCGCTGCGCCTGCCGCTGCCTGCCGACGGGCGGCCGCCGACCGGCTACGACACGGCTGTGGTCCTGCACCTGCGTGACGAGGTCGCGGCCGACGAGGTGCGCGCGCTGCTCGACGCGGTGGGCGACCCGCTGCTGCTGGCCCTGCCCGGGCTCGTGGAGATCGTGGTCGAGGACCTCACGTCGTCGACCCCCGTGCGACGGGTCGCCGACGTGGCCTCGCGCTGGCACGTCGGGAGCGGCGAGGGCGTGCTCGACGCGCACCTGCTGGCCGACCGGCCGGTCGAGGAGCGAGGCAGCCGCACCTGGCGGGTCACCTGGGCGGTGCCGCGCGCGGGGGTGCAGGTGGGGTGGGACCCCGTGGTGCACGCGCCGACGCCGACGGACGAGGGCTGCACGGTGCCCGCGCTGCTGGTCGCCACGCTGCCGCTCGACCCGTCCCGCAGGCACGTGGCCGCCGGTCCGGCCACGCAGGCCGTGCTCGAGCACGCCGCGCAGGTGCTGGCCCGGCTCGCGCACGACCTGGCGCTGGCCGGCGGCGACCCGCTCGCGCTCGTACCGACGGGCCTGGCCGCGGGCACGCTGGACGCGGACCTGCGGACCCGGGTCGTCGACCGGCTGGCCCGGACACCGATGCTGCGGTCCCACGACGGTGACGCAGCGGCGGGCCTCGAGGCCCGCGCCGGCGCGCTGGTGGCGCCCGACCGGGCCGTCGCGGTGGCGGGCGCCGTCGGTCGGGACCCTGTGGCGGTCGGTGCCCTCGCGCACGCCCTCGCGGACCTGGTGCTCGTGCCGGCGGGCCGCGAGGCGCAGGCGCGGGTGCTCGGCGTCGAGGTGCGTCCGGTCGCCGACGTGGTCGACCAGCTCCCTGCCGACCCGTCGGTGCCCTGGTCGACGCTGTACGCGGCGCTGGCGGCGTCGGACTCCGAGCCGCAGGTGCGCGAGGCCCTTGCTGGCCTGCCGGTCCCGCTCGTCGACGGGCGGGTCGTGCGCGGCGTGCGGGGCACGGTGCTGCTCGACGCCGACGTGGTCGAGCGGGTGGGGGTCGCGGCGCTCGAGGTGCTCGGTCGGTGGGGACTGCGCGTGGTCGACCCGGCGGTCGCGCACCCGTTGCTGGCCCGGCTCGGCGCGTTCGAACCCGGGCCCGGCGGCCTGCTCGCGCACGATGCGGTGCGTGCGGCGGTGCTCGCGCAGGCGGACGACGACGACCTCGAGCTGGCCGAGGAGGTCACGGGCGCGGTCCTCGCGGTCGTCCGCGCCGCCCTGGGTGCGGGGGCCGACCGGTCGGACGGCGACGGACGTGACGGCGGGGGAGAGCTCGGCGGACCTCTGGACGACCCGGGTCCGGTGGCTGCGCGGGTGCTCGCCCCGGGTGTCTCCGCATGGCTCGGCCTGCTCACCCTGCCTGCCGCGGACGGTGAGCCGACCCCCGCGCACGGCCTCGTCCTGCCCGGCTCCCCGGCGGCCCGGCTGCTCGACGACCGTGTGCTCGCACCGATCGCGCTCGACGCCGTGGACCGGTGGGGGGCTCGGGTGCTGGTGACCGTCGGTGTGCGCCAGGACCTGGTCCTGGTGGACCTGGCCGACCAGGTGGCCGACGGTGACGCCGTCGACCCGGATGCGACCGACGCCGCCGCGCTCGCCGCGCAACAGCTCGACGGCTGGCCCGACTACCTCGACGAGCTCGGTGCCCGGCTGGGGCCGGGGGAGTACGTGGGCGACCTCGTCGCGGTGGCGGATCTCGACGCGGTCGACGAGGACGCCTGGGCCGAGGTGCTGCGCAGGCTCGCCCGCACGCCGGTGCTGCGCGAGGCGCTGCTCACGCCGGTCCGGGGCGAGCGGGGAGGGGTCGCGCCGTCCTACACGTTGTGGTGGCTGCGGGAGCGTTCGGGTGTCGTGCCCGCAGGGACGTTCGCGACGGACGAGGCCGAGCCGGTCCTCGCTGCGACGCTGCCCGCCGTCCCGGAGCTGCTCGCCGGCCTCGACGGTCAGGTGCAGCGGGCGCTCGGCGGGGCCGGTGCCCTGGCCGAGCTCGACGGCCCGGCCTGGTCGGCGCTGATCGCCGGTCTCGGCCCGGTCGGAACGGCCGTCGACCTGCGCACCGCCACCGCGTTGTGGCGCGGCCTGGCCGCGCTGGCCGGGTCGCCCGGGGACCCGGACCTGGACGACGCGTCGGGGCCGCCGGCCACGGTGCCTGCCCTGGTCGGGCCGGCACGGGTGGCCGTGGTCCGTGCCGAGGACGCCGCGGTGGCCGACGCACCGTGCTGGTGGCAGCGCACGGACGTGGCGGCGATGGTGCCGGCTGCCGGGCGCCGGCAGGCGGAACGGCTGGCGTCGCTGCTCGACGTGCCGCTCGCCTCCGACCTGGCCGACGGCCTCCTCGCAGGCCTGGTCCACGGGGACGCGGGAGAGGCTGCTGCACGGGTCGACGTCCCGTCGCAGGTCCGGCCGCTCGTGCCGGGTGCGCCGACGGTGTGGTTCGAGCACGAGGACCTGACGGTCGACGGGGCACCCGTGGACTGGTGGGTGCGGGGTGCGGGTGCGCAGACCGAGGTGCACGCGATGACCGTCGCCGGGCTCGCCTCGGGTCTGGCGTGGGCGGCGGGGCGGTGGTCGGCCCGGCACGCGGTCGAGCGGGTGCTCGGCGACCCGGACCGGGCGGGCGAGGTGCTGCTCGACGCCGTGCTCGACACGGCGCTCGACACGGCGCTCGACGCCGTGCTCGACGCGGTGCTCGACCCTGCGGGGCCCACGGAGGACGACGGCGGGCGGTGA
- the flgK gene encoding flagellar hook-associated protein FlgK produces the protein MSTFSGLGTALSSLIAQRQALEVSGQNVANANTVGYTRQRATMVSQPTAVVASMFSTSSGVGNGTRVTGVARLGDTFLDAQVRVTTSSSGYLSARASAYDTLENSVGEPAKTGLATQLSTMWSSWQDLANTPDKDSARSVVLESSTAVVDRLASLYTSAQTQWEQGRTSTVETVAQANTVAANVADLNKEILNIQNAGGNANELMDQRDLLVTQLSEMVGGVASTRDNGQIDVLLGGNSLVSGTTVHTLQVSGATTFLQANAGTSVSVVWADRPTVPVGLSGGTVAGQLSVLAPPDATGTGGILTEAAARYDTLATTIANQVNALHTTGQTIAGAAGTAFFTFAAGQPAALGLTLAVTDKADIAVATPTGGALDGSIGKAIGALGSSTSGPDAVWSASVVELGSRAASATARYTVAEAARTNASTQQLSQASVDTDEETVNMLAYQRAYEGAARVMTAIDEMLDTLINRTGVVGR, from the coding sequence GTGAGCACCTTCTCCGGACTCGGCACCGCGCTGAGCTCGCTGATCGCCCAGCGCCAGGCCCTCGAGGTCTCCGGCCAGAACGTCGCCAACGCCAACACCGTCGGCTACACGCGCCAGCGCGCCACCATGGTGTCGCAGCCGACCGCGGTCGTCGCATCGATGTTCTCCACGTCCAGCGGCGTCGGCAACGGCACCCGCGTCACGGGCGTGGCCCGGCTCGGCGACACCTTCCTCGACGCGCAGGTGCGCGTCACCACCTCGTCCTCCGGCTACCTCAGCGCGCGCGCCTCCGCGTACGACACGCTCGAGAACTCGGTCGGTGAACCCGCCAAGACCGGCCTCGCGACGCAGCTCAGCACCATGTGGTCCTCGTGGCAGGACCTCGCCAACACCCCGGACAAGGACTCGGCGCGCTCGGTCGTGCTGGAGAGCTCGACCGCGGTCGTCGACCGCCTCGCCTCGCTGTACACCTCCGCCCAGACCCAGTGGGAGCAGGGACGCACGAGCACCGTCGAGACGGTCGCGCAGGCCAACACCGTCGCCGCCAACGTCGCCGACCTCAACAAGGAGATCCTCAACATCCAGAACGCGGGCGGCAACGCCAACGAGCTGATGGACCAGCGGGACCTCCTCGTCACCCAGCTGTCCGAGATGGTCGGCGGCGTGGCAAGCACCCGCGACAACGGCCAGATCGACGTCCTCCTGGGCGGCAACTCCCTCGTCTCCGGCACGACCGTGCACACCCTGCAGGTCTCGGGCGCGACGACGTTCCTCCAGGCGAACGCCGGGACCTCGGTCTCCGTCGTGTGGGCCGACCGGCCCACCGTGCCCGTCGGCCTGAGCGGCGGCACCGTCGCCGGGCAGCTGTCCGTGCTGGCACCGCCCGACGCGACCGGCACCGGCGGCATCCTCACCGAAGCCGCAGCCCGGTACGACACGCTCGCCACGACCATCGCGAACCAGGTCAACGCCCTGCACACCACCGGGCAGACCATCGCCGGCGCCGCGGGCACCGCCTTCTTCACGTTCGCCGCGGGCCAGCCCGCCGCGCTCGGCCTCACGCTCGCCGTGACCGACAAGGCCGACATCGCGGTGGCCACCCCGACCGGCGGGGCGCTCGACGGCTCGATCGGCAAGGCGATCGGCGCGCTCGGCTCGTCGACCTCCGGGCCCGACGCCGTGTGGAGCGCCTCCGTCGTCGAGCTCGGCAGCCGGGCCGCCAGCGCCACCGCGCGGTACACGGTCGCCGAGGCCGCGCGGACGAACGCCTCGACCCAACAGCTGTCGCAGGCCTCGGTCGACACCGACGAGGAGACCGTCAACATGCTGGCCTACCAGCGCGCGTACGAAGGAGCCGCCCGCGTGATGACCGCGATCGACGAGATGCTCGACACCCTCATCAACCGGACCGGCGTGGTCGGGAGGTAA
- a CDS encoding sigma-70 family RNA polymerase sigma factor: protein MSNVKQSQGDSVDTDALVLANLALVGYHVSELLHRVPPTVSRDELASAGSLALVLAARAYDPSTGVPFARYAALRIRGALVDELRSMDWASRGARHRVRELAATSERLTATFGRTPSREELAEALGSDVETVDRARQDAERRVLSIDATEHPVADLVRDESPNPEEALLVDERLRWLGAAVHTLPERLRFVVEGLFLQDRPVAELADELGVTQSRISQLRTEALTLLRDGMNAGLDPELVPAASRPDGVAERRRQTYFAAVAARAALAPAATMTAPAGVLPTQRTAGYAADRTLGRTAELTA, encoded by the coding sequence GTGAGCAACGTGAAGCAGAGCCAGGGCGACAGCGTCGACACCGACGCGCTCGTCCTCGCCAACCTCGCGCTCGTCGGCTACCACGTCAGCGAGCTCCTGCACCGTGTCCCCCCGACGGTGTCGCGCGACGAGCTGGCGTCCGCCGGCAGCCTCGCGCTGGTGCTGGCGGCCCGTGCGTACGACCCGTCGACCGGGGTGCCGTTCGCCCGGTACGCCGCGCTGCGCATCCGCGGCGCGCTCGTCGACGAGCTGCGCTCCATGGACTGGGCCTCCCGTGGTGCCCGCCACCGGGTCCGCGAGCTCGCCGCGACCTCCGAGCGGCTCACCGCCACCTTCGGGCGCACCCCCTCGCGTGAGGAGCTCGCCGAGGCGCTCGGCTCCGACGTCGAGACGGTCGACCGCGCCCGCCAGGACGCCGAGCGTCGCGTGCTGTCCATCGACGCCACCGAGCACCCCGTCGCCGACCTCGTGCGCGACGAGTCGCCGAACCCCGAGGAGGCGCTGCTCGTCGACGAGCGCCTGCGCTGGCTCGGCGCGGCCGTGCACACGCTGCCCGAGCGGCTGCGGTTCGTCGTCGAGGGCCTGTTCCTGCAGGACCGGCCCGTCGCCGAGCTCGCCGACGAGCTCGGTGTCACGCAGTCGCGGATCAGCCAGCTGCGCACCGAGGCGCTGACCCTCCTGCGCGACGGCATGAACGCCGGCCTCGACCCCGAGCTCGTGCCCGCCGCCTCGCGGCCCGACGGTGTCGCCGAGCGTCGCCGCCAGACCTACTTCGCCGCCGTGGCCGCTCGTGCCGCGCTCGCCCCCGCCGCCACGATGACCGCTCCCGCGGGCGTCCTGCCGACGCAGCGCACCGCCGGCTACGCGGCCGACCGCACGCTGGGACGGACCGCCGAGCTCACCGCCTGA
- a CDS encoding flagellar assembly protein FliW, with amino-acid sequence MSATLMKEAPTVRTSTTVLVRTAHGPSAVPATLRLLDPLPGLPAHDELLLDPLDDQGALFALRSTDDVGVPLRLFVVAPDAFFSGYTPDVAATAARLRQDGTDPADEGHTLLVVVHPAGPAHAQPTANLLAPLVVDRATGRAVQVVLEGDWPLRAPLG; translated from the coding sequence ATGAGCGCCACCCTGATGAAGGAGGCGCCGACCGTGCGCACCTCGACCACCGTCCTCGTCCGGACCGCCCACGGCCCCTCGGCCGTGCCCGCCACCCTCCGGCTCCTCGACCCGCTGCCCGGCCTGCCGGCGCACGACGAGCTGCTCCTCGACCCCCTCGACGACCAGGGCGCGCTGTTCGCGCTGCGCAGCACCGACGACGTCGGTGTCCCGCTGCGGCTGTTCGTCGTCGCGCCCGACGCGTTCTTCTCCGGCTACACCCCGGACGTGGCCGCCACGGCCGCCCGCCTGCGCCAGGACGGGACCGACCCGGCCGACGAGGGCCACACGCTGCTCGTCGTCGTGCACCCCGCGGGGCCCGCGCACGCCCAGCCGACCGCCAACCTGCTCGCCCCGCTCGTCGTGGACAGGGCCACCGGCCGCGCCGTGCAGGTCGTCCTCGAGGGCGACTGGCCGCTGCGCGCACCGCTCGGCTGA
- the flgL gene encoding flagellar hook-associated protein FlgL, with the protein MTHLTVQRSTLGNLQSNLRTMADLQTKMSSGKNVNAPSDDPAAASDMLRLRADQRTSNQYSRNATDAEAWLTTVDTALTSSLSALRRARDLTVQGGDAALGAQSREALAAEIDGVKAQLLSQSNTTYLGRTVFAGTSNAGVAFDSTTYAFTGTVAGVTPPVERKVGDAVDVRVDADGAAVFGEGTTSVFALLDDIATQLRAGGDPTASLDDIDTHMDAMLTQVASVGARHNQVLTAQSTLADRQLALTTQLSSIEDIDLAAVILDLQAQEVAYKGALGATSKVLQPTLLDYLR; encoded by the coding sequence GTGACGCACCTGACGGTGCAGAGATCCACCCTCGGCAACCTGCAGTCGAACCTGCGGACCATGGCCGACCTGCAGACCAAGATGTCGAGCGGCAAGAACGTCAACGCGCCGTCCGACGACCCGGCCGCCGCCTCCGACATGCTCCGGCTGCGGGCCGACCAGCGCACCTCCAACCAGTACTCGCGCAACGCCACCGACGCGGAGGCCTGGCTCACCACGGTCGACACCGCGCTGACCTCGTCGCTGTCGGCCCTGCGCCGCGCCCGCGACCTCACCGTCCAGGGCGGCGACGCGGCCCTCGGCGCGCAGTCCCGCGAGGCGCTCGCCGCCGAGATCGACGGCGTCAAGGCCCAGCTGCTCAGCCAGTCCAACACGACGTACCTCGGCCGGACCGTCTTCGCCGGCACGTCGAACGCCGGCGTCGCCTTCGACTCCACCACCTACGCCTTCACCGGGACCGTGGCCGGGGTCACCCCGCCCGTCGAGCGCAAGGTCGGCGACGCCGTCGACGTGCGGGTCGACGCCGACGGCGCGGCGGTCTTCGGCGAGGGCACCACCTCGGTGTTCGCCCTCCTGGACGACATCGCCACGCAGCTGCGGGCCGGCGGCGACCCCACCGCCTCGCTCGACGACATCGACACGCACATGGACGCGATGCTCACCCAGGTCGCCTCGGTCGGTGCCCGGCACAACCAGGTGCTGACCGCCCAGTCCACGCTCGCGGACCGCCAGCTCGCGCTCACCACGCAGCTGTCGTCCATCGAGGACATCGACCTCGCAGCGGTCATCCTGGACCTGCAGGCGCAGGAGGTCGCGTACAAGGGCGCCCTCGGCGCCACCTCGAAGGTGCTGCAGCCCACGCTCCTGGACTACCTGCGATGA
- the flgN gene encoding flagellar export chaperone FlgN → MALNRLSEVLWQERHLLELLLFKLEEEQLLLTSGRTRWLAHATREVEQVLAEIRDAELGRAVEAEAVAQQLGIDPGCSLGVLADHAPAPWDELLRAHRDAFATLTSEIAQLADGNRELLAMSHRATQETLMTLHETVHTYDGTGQRHDGEALAQLLDRSI, encoded by the coding sequence ATGGCTCTGAACCGGCTGTCCGAGGTGCTGTGGCAGGAGCGCCACCTCCTCGAGCTGCTGCTGTTCAAGCTCGAGGAGGAGCAGCTGCTCCTCACGAGCGGACGCACCCGCTGGCTCGCGCACGCCACACGCGAGGTGGAACAGGTGCTCGCCGAGATCCGCGACGCCGAGCTCGGCCGCGCGGTCGAGGCCGAGGCCGTCGCCCAACAGCTGGGCATCGACCCCGGGTGCAGCCTCGGCGTCCTCGCCGACCACGCCCCCGCGCCGTGGGACGAGCTGCTGCGCGCCCACCGCGACGCGTTCGCCACCCTCACGAGCGAGATCGCCCAGCTCGCCGACGGCAACCGCGAGCTCCTGGCCATGTCGCACCGCGCCACCCAGGAAACCCTCATGACCCTGCACGAGACCGTGCACACCTACGACGGCACGGGCCAGCGCCACGACGGCGAAGCCCTCGCCCAGCTGCTCGACCGCTCGATCTAG
- a CDS encoding DUF2530 domain-containing protein: MGTLREDLLRPSSQTPAPVSVDLRHVVVVGMALWALGLVVTGVLTLTGRAEWSAVAVCGTGLALGVLALAWTRRHPDA; the protein is encoded by the coding sequence GTGGGCACCCTGCGCGAGGACCTGCTGCGCCCGAGCAGCCAGACACCGGCACCCGTCAGCGTCGACCTGCGGCACGTCGTGGTCGTGGGCATGGCCCTGTGGGCGCTCGGGCTCGTCGTGACCGGTGTGCTCACCCTCACCGGTCGGGCCGAGTGGTCGGCCGTGGCGGTCTGCGGCACCGGGCTCGCCCTCGGCGTGCTCGCGCTCGCCTGGACACGGCGCCACCCCGACGCCTGA